The following DNA comes from Solanum stenotomum isolate F172 chromosome 11, ASM1918654v1, whole genome shotgun sequence.
ATCACCAAATAAACCTTAGATAAAAGGTAAATGAAAGGCCAACTACATGGGCCGAACAAGagaaaataaagtaatatttataaaataaccatttgttttattttattttcttttcttggcTACAAGTTAAAGTTCTAACTCCAATAACCAATTTAAGGCCCCAAGCTCAACCCAACAAAATGTAGGCCACAAAAGCTCAAAACTTTGGTCTAATATATTCTAATCAAACGACTAAAGGCCCCTACCACAGATAGGTCATTAAACTATAACCAGAAAATAGTGatgttcaaattaattaatatgcaCGCACTTTAATAATCGTTACAAGAGAAAAACATACTCGTGTCAAACTCCTTTACTGCGATACATCACAAATTCAAACACTACAAGATTTTTATGATGAAAgaataaaattatactaaaccGACAAATTCATAACAAAATTCATCTGCGTAGATAAATTCCGTTACCAATTTCATGACGAATTTTTCGGTGTGTTTTAGCTGGTACCCATTGTCTTAGTCATGACGTCTATTACGGAGTATGGATCAAAAACAAGGATCGGTGAGACTTCTACATGTATTATTAGCTCAATGATAACATAATAAAAGGACAAATGCATAAAATATACATACTAGATTAAAGCAAACAATAAGTGTTATGAACTTAAGATATGACATTACcaaatgtttttattaaaaacaactctctaatcttttatatatttcatatatgtttACTTTATTGACCACTAAACGATATTTTTCGATATTAAAAGAATCTTTTTCGTGGGGCAACCCAAATCcaaataacattttttaagtttgttttcaTATAATTAGAAAAGGTCCAAAAATTGTAATAATGGGATATTACATAGTGTTTTGTAATTTTGCAGaactaacaaaacaaaatttgcACAAAGCGTCCAAATTTAATGACGTTATTCAATGCATTTTTCTCGTTTTGGACACTAACCATTTTAGtagcaaaaaagaacaaaaaatgaaagaaaccaaaataaaatgattacaTACCAAGTACCAACCCATATTGTAGAAAACGTTTAATGAACAAATAATAGACTAGAAAGATTTTTCaatacaaatttttttaattctgtGAATGGTCCAATTTCTATTTGGTACGTTAACTAACAATAACGTATTCAGTGTAATCTCATCACTGAATTATAAGAAAGGTGATGTGACGCAATTTTAAGAACCTCGATCAAGTGAAAAAGAATAATGCGACGAAAATATCATgttgaaaataatgaagaaaaaaaccaaTAGCAACTACATATAATTTGATGATCCAACCAAAAAAACAACATGTAATGATAGAACCGAAGATGGTGTGTCAattgattttccttcaaatatatggattttgaagtgaatttttacaaaattttatttaatgttaCATAAGTTATTAATGTTCCGATCctatagaaaattatttaaatatccAAACTTGAAAGTATCTGAttagtattataaatatattcagAAAGAcctaaaattaaacttttaatttttatcataaaatGTATATTTGTCTGTATTATAATTAGTTATTTCAGTCATAAAAATACCTTTTCCCCTCCTTTTTTATGGATGTTTTTTAAAACTTCTAAAGTATTATTCCAGAATTTAATTTtacaaagaatatatttttatttggtaCAACCATCAAATATTTGATATCTACtgattcaattaatttaaagagAAACGTCTGTACTAAGCTTTTTATATGAGCTTAGTACAACCATCAACACTAACCTTCTGTACTAAGCTCTCAGTATATGAGcgtctaaaaaaaatcaaaccacAAGGATCTATTGTGTACACAATCTTACCATATATTTCTACAAGAAGTTGTTTCCAACTGTTTGAATTCACCGTGACTTCCAAATCACGTATAACAACAACTTTACCAGCTACACTAATTTTACAAACTACTTGACCTCTCTACTATTACTCGATCACCCTAACCGTCATATTacgatagaaaaataaaaaaattctaaattattaaaaaaaaataaaaaaaataccacTTATTTATCGTGAAGTTGAAAAGCACATTATAGTTTCTCTATCATATAATAATTCATGAATTTCACGCAGATTTCTAAATTGACATTTGTAGTTGTAGTTCTCTTCCAGAGTGTCTTTCACGTTATTCACACACCCcaaccccaccccaccccctcattttttatttttatgttaacaaaaatatatattatattatcatgtatataaaaaaaatatttatacgaTCAAAATATTAACTACCATGTTATCACTCGTATTTTTTGTTATACTGATAgtatagaaaaatatttatttggtaTTTACTCGTTATAACTCTATGATATCTAAATGTAGATTACTGATGCATAGTTATCGAGAACAAGATAAAGGTTGcgacaaatattttgaaacgAACTTTTGACCGTCTAGTGCCGGACTATAATagtaatttgaaaagaaaaagtttgtccaaaaaaaaagtagaatatATGGAAATTCTAAAGTTCCTAAAAATATAGTTATATAAGCTATATTCTTACGTAAGTTTGTGAAGCTTTTTAAGGTGGTTAAGATTTTGTCTCAACTTGTTAATCTTTGCTTTTTGATGAAAGTGGAAATGTTCCATGAAGCTCACAAAAGTTTATGTATGTGTCACTCTTAacataaaacttttttttcttttaaaaaaatattttttattttgagtcaaGGATGATCATTCGAAAATAATAACCTATTTAGTTATCTTAGACAAGATATAAGGCCAGATAATTAAGGTTTACATATGTATCTTACTTTCTCAAAATCGCTTGTAAAATCGAGTGATATATTATTGtaaagtaaaacaaaataaaaaatccacAAAAGGACCATATatgtattcatatatattacacaccatactaattaattaaaaatctcAATCGTTTGATAAAGAGTATTTCCTTCTTTAATCATAACACACTTTGAATGGAATAAAAACGCTAggtagcttcttcttttttctagggaggtgggaggggggggggggggNggggggggggggggggggggggggggttaaacCAAAAAGTGCGGGAAATATCATTTAATTAAGAGCTTCTTCGAAATTTTATTAGAAGAATAGTAGAATAGTAGAGGATTAatctttttgaataaaataattgaagtgAGTCATTTTCTAtagaattattataaaaaattcataaactttaaatactATATTCGACTTCGAGAATGGGGCACATTACCCAAGTACATGAAAAGCTAGGGGAAAAAACAAACTTGTAAGAACCCCAAGTTCATAGATTCTTATGACCCTTTTACTCAAAAATGTTGACAGTCTTATATATGCATTTACTACACTTTCAAGCCACCACTTTATCAGACAACAACAAATCACGGAATTTATTTatctgattttgatttgacacaaaaaaaagattttaaactaaaaatacgtaaaatatttttaattttataatcttaaacatgtcatacaGAAAGTTAAGAATTGTCATACATTCTTTCTGAACAacctaaaaataaaagtaagataaacaaatcaaaatagatGGATCGTAGTATGATAAAACCCCACACaatgtgtgtgtgagagagaatTATATGGAGAATAGGGAACAATAAAGCTGCAGCTAGCAGTGTATACATAATACTATATAGGCATGAAGTTAAACAATAGCAGGTTAGGCTCTGAAAGGACCTCAGTAACTGTTGTATTTCTATCACACATACTTATCTCTCCTATTTACGTGAATCACACTATCAGAAAATCGctaattttctttcttatagGCGATTCATTGGAATTTAGCATCCGACAATACATAGAAAATTTTGGTAGTGTATCacataaaatgatgcaatatttttgaataatttaactttaagcTTCTCATTTACACTTAACGCATAATTTTATAGTCTAGAGCATACTTATGAAATGTATTAGACCAgaagtttcaaaagttttttttaagcGATGGACAACGTCTCTTgctaaatgacaaaaatactTCGTTAATCCTTTTTGACGATAGATTACCGTGAACAACAAGTTAGCGATAGATTATCATgaaaccatatatatatatatatatatatatatatatatatatatatatagcctaTCTAATGATAAATTTCACACCTAATTCATATTTGTGTCTAATAGATGTtgttatataaattgagacggagaaaataataatatttttttatatatataagataaagAAGTCAGAGAATTGGTTACCTGATATACAATAGAGGGAGACACATTGACACAATAGGACTTCTGAATATATACTGACTGACTCAACATACAATAACAAATCAAAGATATCCCAATTAAGTTTCCCATCTTTTTACTGACTCTACAAAATAATCTATCACCAATCCCAAAAATgtattcaagaaaaaaaaaatataatggaaTTAACATATTAATATTCACATTTgattatatatgatataatgATCAAAATCATATCTGAATTATCACTAACTTTTTGTGACTTTTACACCGTTATTCTATATTGTTATCTAAATTATAGTTATTGTGTATTAAACACACCTTGAATACTGACTAGACTATCGCTATCGATCTACTCAATTAATCCgataatattaattaagaggtatttttgatttattaactCACTATATATGAAAGGACAAGAAgcaacatgtatatatataaacaaaaaagaggaGGTGTGTGGTGGGACTAAAAACTACTAGTGGAACATGAGAACAAACAATGCAACAAACAATATTGAAAAATTAACCACCATCATTATAATCATAAACAGTTACAATAAGTTCAATACTAAAAACTTTAAATCGATGACTTACTTAAcataaataccaaaaaaataaaatactaattcctaattgaaagaaaaatagacCTAAATAGATAAGtattataaatttgatttttttttacctcataataaaatagagttaattaattaattaaggtagTGTACTATATTGATTCAAATTGCTCCAAGCTTGAATAGTACTATTCCAATTGTTGACATTTTGATCATCATTTGCATTTCCATTtccattgttgttgttgttgttgttgttgctatttGTTGAATTTGGATTTACACCAAATGAGTTATCAAAGAACCATTCAGTTGACAAATTGTTCCCATGATGACTTCCCATAGTAGTACTACAATCTTTTCTTGAATCAACATTGTTGTTTCCAAATGTTTCTTGATGATCTTCTTGTTGTTTCGATGATGAAATCTCCAAATTTTGGAACAAAATTGGTTGTGgtttttggatttggatttggttttGATCATCATGAAGAGGGATTGATGATGAAACAATGTTTTCCTTTTGATTTTCACCACCAAATAGCATGGCCAATCTTTGTTGTTGTAATTTCCAATGCAAATCTTGGTttattgaactcaaagactctATAGAAGATGCCATTGTACCATGATGAGCTCCCATTGATCCCATTTCTTGAACTCCATCAGTACCTGTTCagacataatataattaagtaagtacaagtatattaattataattaaaaagatgTATAGTCCCCTACATCTTAACATGTTGTTAGAACAAACCAGAGGTCGTAGGTTCAAATTTCACGTGTTTAGGTCATAATTAGGCTTGAGAGGAAACGACACTAAAGCCTCGAGTTTTACACTTCATCATGGTATGAGAACACACGAGATATGCtgattaagttcaaattaaacATCACCGTTGTCGTGTTAAAAAATTCCAAAGAAAACTTTCGCATGTTTGAcacataataaaaaagaatcaGACCCACACGTTAAAGACGTGTAATGACACACAAGACAATTAATTGATTCTTACCTTGTTTTAGCATAGAACTTGAGAAAGGGAAATTATTATTGAATCCCAATAAAGAACTTCCTGAAGGATCAAGACTAAAACAAGAAGTTGATCCAATATTTGGAGTTGAATTTTCACCAAATGAAGAAAATTGGTTGAAAATACTTCCACCAACTGTTGATGTTGAAGTATTATTATTCAATCTTGGAAAATTTAATCCTCCAAGTTGAAAATCCATAGCTGGTGAAAGACCATGAAAAAATTTAAGTCCACCAATATCTGAAGAACCACTAATTGTATCTTTTGAATCCCCagaaaatcttgaagaagatgaaCTGGTCTTTATCTTCTTGTTTTTCCTGCAACCACCACCTATTGGAACGTTGCGTAATGCGCCCCCTTTAGTCCAGTACCTATCGATACATGATATAATTAAGTAACTAAAAAAGCAATTTTTCCAACAATAATATAAGTTTTTAGATTAAACATGTTATCAGAGCAGATAAAGCGTGTCACCGTTCAAAATCTCacaaaaaaaacccaaaaaaag
Coding sequences within:
- the LOC125844315 gene encoding dof zinc finger protein DOF5.7-like produces the protein MMSQDNKDESQSSGGGDGSGGGPMGARPKEQALNCPRCDSPNTKFCYYNNYSLSQPRHFCKTCRRYWTKGGALRNVPIGGGCRKNKKIKTSSSSSRFSGDSKDTISGSSDIGGLKFFHGLSPAMDFQLGGLNFPRLNNNTSTSTVGGSIFNQFSSFGENSTPNIGSTSCFSLDPSGSSLLGFNNNFPFSSSMLKQGTDGVQEMGSMGAHHGTMASSIESLSSINQDLHWKLQQQRLAMLFGGENQKENIVSSSIPLHDDQNQIQIQKPQPILFQNLEISSSKQQEDHQETFGNNNVDSRKDCSTTMGSHHGNNLSTEWFFDNSFGVNPNSTNSNNNNNNNNGNGNANDDQNVNNWNSTIQAWSNLNQYSTLP